TAGTGATAAAACTGGCAAAAAGAAATACAACATACAAGAGAAATAACTTTTACCTGACTTACGATAAACAGCAAACAGTAAAATAAGTATCTTTTGGGGGGTTTTTATCCTTAGTACCCAGGCTCTGAGGTCATAACACTAGCAGCGGTAACTGAACATCGTTTCAAACCAGTACCATGATGACCTGTGATCCACTGCAGCTTACACTTGTGCCATGTCTCTCATGAggtagaaaaagaaaaaaaaaattgagctTGATCTATCCAACCCGTTGTAGACGATGCCTTTAAAGGTCATCTGATTCCTTGTCGGGCTCACAGGCACATCCTGGACAGGTCCTGGTGGGCAGCCAGGGGAAGCAAGAGGATGTGAGGCTCTGTTAAGGAGGAAACCCTGGACTCTGAATACACTGCTGAAGCAGGGGGTCCCACACCGTTAGACCTAATCATCACCTAAGTTCAGTATTTCTGGTCCATCAATATGGGATTATTTCACAATGTGATAACATATAGCAAAGGTTGAAGTCGCTAAGCAGCACCACCAGTCATGCAGACTAAAGATAGCTGGTTATCCCTTATTTTGGACAATTCACACTGCCAAAGACTGACACCAGCTAACCGGTGTCAGGTGAAGGATATGTCACCAGTGCGCTCCAGGTGGCACAGCAGTTTCTCCAGGGGGGCGAAGAGCTTGAGTGTGGGTGCAGaacccagcagcagcagcttgcGCTTGGCGCGTGTCACAGCCACGTTCAGGCGCCTCCAGTCCTTCAGTAGCTCcccagtctgggggggggggggttatgtgtcATACATATGCTGAGAGTGACGGGCCCTGGAACCCTGGGACATTCTAGTGGCTCCCACTGATGCTGAGGAACAGATACtgaaacacatatgatatgtctGCCCCCCCAGTTACTGGGTCAGTATATTTAATAGCACCTGGCTGGGGGATCTAACACCCACTGCTGGTGAGGGGCGGAACACTCACGCGGCCCTGGGTGTTGCTCCGAACGAAGGAGACAATGATGACATTCTTGTCGCGGCCCTGGTACTTGTCCACCGTGTTGACCTCGACAGCGCTGAAGGCAGGGCTGCTCAACAGGCCTGAGATGGCAGCCAGCTGCTGCCGGTATGGGGCAATGATGCCGATGTCCTCTGCGCTGCAGCCCGCCTACAGGGATACAGTGTCACACTAACACAATACCAGCTGACCCAACCACCCTGCAGACCCCGCTTCAACAACATCAGCGGTTCTGCAGAGTTACACACCTTTAGCAGCAAGCTAACAAGGCCGTGCACCAAGATGGCTTCATTGGGGTTACTGATGCCGCCTTTAGTCGCCGTCTCGAGGGCAggaacctggggggggggattggaagATAATGTGGTCAGtcattttagatgtgttttaaataaagcaGTGGAACTCTAATGCTGGGGGATGCTCACCTTGGCTGTGTCCAGGAAGCATACTGGCTTCTGCGGCTCCAGTGCGGCCCGGATCCAGGCGAGGTACTCAGGTCGACTCAGACTGAGTTCTAGTTCCTGCTCCACAGTGCCCCATGTCGGCAGCTCCAGCATGGCTCTGGCAGTACGCTCCGAGCCACATTCCAGCTTGCCACCGTACATCAGCATGTTGCTCAGAGACATGATACCACTGGGGGAGTGCCGGACATGTCCATCACACAGGTCCTGCCCATAAACAGGGATGCATCTCCCCGAGTGGTCCCCCACTTTCTAGGGTAAACACAGCACAGCAGGAATCCATCTCCAATGTAAACTGTATACACGTACCTGTTCATCCTGTACTGCAGGTTTAACTCAACCACGGCGTTGCTGTGCCTCTCTAAGCGCTTCAGCAGGCTCTCGTCCATCCCCAGATCTCTGCAGAGCAACAGGACATTGACCAAAGAAGCATTATAACCAAAGTACACTATGACCAAGTTGCACAGACCATACGCATGCCAAAAGCACAGTCTGACTGGGTTGCACCAACTGTACGTATAACCAAAACACAGTGCGACTTGGTCGCACCGACTACACGTGTGATGAAAACACAGCCTAACCGGGTCACACCAATCGTACATATAACCCAGTAgtagggctgcacaattaaccctctggggtctaggggtagggaacacactttcattGACTGGTGCATGGACACatatttcattcaatatcataaacttaattcatggcaaataaattttTTCTATCAACGGTTTTCAAAATGGTGGTTGTattgtttcagaggcaggctatttgtaTAACTGTTtaacaaagaaagcatttcccACCCCAAAGaaccaaaaaagtaccccactggcacttttggtactagAACTTTTGATATGGCTGTTCTGATTGCCTTAATTGAATGGCCAATTGAGCATTTTCTTTGTTGTCAGAAGTTGATATGCCGGTCTTGAATCAATCATATGTTTGGCAGTCATGTTTTGGTGTGTTTccttttgcagtttaatgagtGCAATCTCAGAATCGCAATCTCAGTTCTAAGCAAAAGAATCgaaattcatatttatttcagaatcgtgcagccctacccagcagttctcaatcctgttcttGGTGTCCtttgccagaatgttttcattccaacacACTGCTTCCAACgtgccacattcattattagcctattaacctgactggggcatgatcacacatttctttcaatatcataaacttaattaatggcaaataaattatttcttatatatttgttttggcattaaacattaaactcatctttattttaatgtacagtggtacctcataactcgaacttaatccgttcagaacttgGGTTCGAATTAGacgtcgaccgatatatcggccgacTGATATATCGGGCagatatttggcattttttatgTATCGGCATCGCCCGATAGAGTGTAGTACGCCGATTTACAGACAGGCATATCTGCGGGCAGCCCCATGTTATTGTTGccgtggaacacgtgacccatgctaccttgtgcaggaccccagccagaagttttggaagagtcctgggagaaaacggtaaggcttaaattctgatctttcaaatACCTATTTATTTAACTGGTTCACTATAAAAATGttgctttatttttattgtttataagtttgttattgtttacaagttgtattgtatttttgttatttaaatttatatttaaatttacacaagtcattattcaataaatgctaaattttgtgtattgtttgttattattagtgtgatattttaccatgcaaatagaggggaaaacatccaattatcggccaaaaaaaatcagcagcatatatcggccatcggctgaccctgactcctaaatatcggcatcaactattgaaaaacccatatcggtcgacctctagtttgaatcctaaaaagtttgagttctgatctgattttccccataagaaataatggaaaaccaattaattggttcctggctccaaaaagttacacttaaatgtttttttagcatttaaacacaaaatgaaaaggataaaacaagaagagcatatactaaacacatataagcacatttatcaaaacagtaattgtGTCACACCGCGCGCAGGATGAGCGAGCAGGGAGCGCGAAATCCAAGAACAGGGTTTATTGCTGGCAAACAAAGCACAACACGCAgtagacttcaatgacagaactggggaaacatatttgaacgcggacttaaatacacatgaCTAACTGGAAATAacgagaaacagctgatgacatcgGGATAtcacacaaggttaacgaggggggcgtggcacacaggaggacaAATCTGTGCGTGACAAATctgtaaagaaaataaatgtatccaaatgatgtgcaatggctaccaaaatgatataaatacagtgtattacctgatattttcaataaaaaagcactatcaccaacaaacgatgctatcacagcgaatgcgaggctgagactgaacaGTTACCCTTTGTTCCCGCTGAGAGACGTGTCGCGTGACTTATTTCCCTGCATGTACAAGTcatcttaggtcggtgttcacaGTTCGACTTTtgatgccttgtccacacgtacacaggTATATCTTAAAACGTACCTTTTTCTATATgtcttgggcttttgtccacacgtaaaacggcgtctcaggtcactgaaaatggagcttttgcaaaactccatccagggtgaagattttaagaaactccgttTTCAGCATCGACATGTACACAGGGAAAACGGAGTTTTTGGCTCGAAATGTCAGATTGTGCACCGTTGTTCACTTTAACGTCAGAGCGTGCGCTGTTTACTGTATAcattaggcgagtttgagcaatggcggaCTTAGCCGAAATAGTGCTTGTGCTAAGCTTGCATATAATGCCGCTTGTTGTTTTGGCATGCTTTTGACAGTGCATTTTAGCGGTTTCATGTGGACGGATATtttttagaagacaatgttcgtgtaatattttttttttaaatggaggaaaaacaccattttaaaatatacccgtgtacgtgtggacaaggtaTGAGATTAAGATTGAGTTCTgggtcattttttttcaaactggttgattcttttgacatcaaagtatagacattgcaaaatgcagtttgaaacacttacagaaacatttaaacattataaaagtacatagctagcaatggtggcagtttgttttgatcccagatatctgatcaccaaagtcttggctacatgaagatgactaaatgatgtagttgcaacattcagttggataaataaataagaaaaacctaactcatgtcactatttctggctcctttcattgaatatgtagcaactttcatgtgtatgaatgagccattgacacctggccataCCCCTCCCcaccttttatggcgctgatggggatgtatctggatcgcgtttcaccgttgcgttgttcatcaaattaccatgcgaatgcgatttgaatacgcgataatgcagctatttagaatgtaAATAGCGATCTTCGGATGACAACGGTACTAcacacccccgatgcaggtaaaacagagtaaggtgacatggtttcattttttgccaatttaacctaattttaaaaactttacttccaacaatggacgttttgaaaagacagattatatatttagtcagcatttttttcatgattctacataaagatttcagcaagatataaactgaaatagacgtgAAAAATATGCTGTGTTGTCGACGAcacactcgaccccagagggttaagaaccatataagcctgattaaAGTACGGTTGGGGGGGGTGCCAGAAACATGACTGAGAACCACTGGTATGACCAAAGCACACTGTGACCCACCGTCCTCCCTACTCACCTGGCCTGTCGGCTCCTAACAATGGGGGCCAGCTGTTGCTGGTCCCCCACCAGCACGAAGCGCTCGGTGTAGAAGAGCGGGCCCAGGCACACAAGCTGGCTGATCTGCGATGCCTCGTCCACAATGCAGAAGTCGAAACGCCGCCGGCTAAACAGGGGGTGCCTGACACCCATGCAGGTCGTTGCTACCACCAGCTGGAGGCCAGAGAGATCCCCAGAGGGATGAAAAAGACAGTCAGGATGAAAGGGCCATGGCTAATGATGGTCCAGAAAGACAGCATCTGTATCATACCCACCACGTTACAATCAAAATTGATAATACTCTAACCCTTTTCCGTCAAACTGCTAAAGGAAACAACAGAACATGACTGTGCCAATGACAGCACTACCAAATTTGGCCCTCCAGTCTGCTTCCTCTAAGGGGTTCATTTACATCTGATGCTTAACTACTCCCACAACCAAGCCAGGATGCCCCAACCAGTAAAATTAGCCCCTTCCAACTCCAAAATGTAGTCCAGCCAGCTCCTATAGCCCCACCTCACTATTGTACAGCTGCTCCAGCTCGGCAAGGGTGCGGACGCCCGAGGCGCAGCGCCACTCCTCTGTGTAAGGTTGCACATCCGTGTGCACCTTGTGGGTGCGGCCCAGGCGCAGAAAGCCAACCCGAAAACGCAGTAGTTTCACCAGAATGTTGTCCACGGCCGAGTGGGTATAGCTGGTGAGAAGCACACTGAAGCCGCAGGCATGGAGGATGCGTACCTGAGGAGGGTGGGGAGCGGGTGAGATGGGGCTGATGGTGAGGGGGCTGGGAAGAGAGACGCAGAAGATGGGATCCTTACTAGAGAGCAAATTGTTGTAGTCTTTCCGGAGCCCGGCATTCCAACGATGACGGTGTAGTCTTTAGAGAGAAGGACCTTCTTCATTGCCTGCTTCTGAGTTTTGTTCAGacctagaaaaaaaaatgtggtcaAATCACAGGTGCACTGGTCCCAGAGCATTCCCCAGGGCAAAGGCATCTTCCTGAGATGGGACTGATGCTAATGATTCTGTTTAATGTGCCATTTTCATGAGTACATGTACAGGGACATTGGAATTCtagttttcacatatcccatcaagCTCTCCTTTGAGATAAACACATTGGGCGATTAAGGGTCATACTCAAGTGCCCAACAGACATAAGACTAATCTACTGTACATGGGGTTCAAACAATCATCTGATCACAAGCGCAGAGGCCTAATCCGCTGAGTCACAACCCCCACTGAAGGGGAAATGTGGTTGCCTTCATTCTGACATGAGTCCCGGAAGGGAGAGTGAGCAGACCTTTTAAGATGCTGGCCACTGTGTCCTTGACATCCTGGGGTAGCACGCTGCTCAGGCTCTCGAAGAAGCAGGGGGGTCGTAAGTCGATGATTATGTCCCGAAGCCTCTCACTGGAGTGGGGAGTTAAAGGGTCACTGCACTAATGTGTGAGCCTCCCAGATTTAACACAAAGTCCTGAAATATGAACCAGACCTTTCCATGGAATTCTCCATAAGCTTGGAGAGGTTGCCGAGGTGAGTATGCAGGCCCTTCTCACCCTCGTCTTGGTCCAAACGGAAGATGGCGTTACCAGGAGAAGCAGAGAGACTCCTGCAGTAAAGACACAGTTATTTCAAGTCACCGGCTGCCACCAGGGATTCCCCATGGATCAATAAATTTAATCTTAACTCCAGGCAGATTGCAAGTGATTGTCATACTGGTTCAGCTTGCAGAGTACACCACCATCCCCAGCCACATCCATCACGAAGCCCTTGGCCACAGCAAACagccgcttgtcctgccggctgACCAGCACCCCGTCACCCACGCTAAGGCCTGTCCGCACGGGTCCCGTCCCCCGGCGACGGAAGCGTTGGGCAAACATGTGGTCCGACGTGGGCATGGCTTCGCCCACCCGCACCAGGTCACCCATGCAGCAGCCGTGGACCTCCCTGTTGTGGGAGGAACATGGGAGTATTAGTGCGAGGCCCCAGACCACCATTCATACCTCACCAGAAAGTGAGAGTGCCAGCCATGCAGAGAGATGCAGACGTTAATATTAGGGGTGGGCATCGTTCAGAATATTTTGATAACAGTTCCTGAACAATACTATTTTTTGATACCAATATGCTTTTAAATCAATttcaacaacaaaaatacattaagaAATACAGCACTAATCTTTTATTTGAACAAgttgttttgttagttattggctAGATACTGGGAGGATCGATCACGATCATAATGTGACACAGCCTTATATTTTATCAGGGCTCTCAAATTTTATCAAAAGTTGGGAGTAAGATTGCATCTGCTAGGGCACTTCGCGTGTCTCACAGTCAATACTTGACACTTTGGAGCCCTGCCTACCACATTCATCAGATCTTGCTTTGCCACTTCCACCTTGTCTGCTCTCCATATGTGTGTGCATCCATGTAATAACATGCTTGCAGCGTGATCACATgcaacaaatgctattttctgattggttggtaGGTGGCTATTAACACTAACTTGATAGGGACAGCTATGAACTTGGCAGAAAACTCCACTCCATATGCCTGCGCATCCTCCATTAATTCTATATGACGGAAGACCTTGGTGGATGTTTTCCCTAACTTCTCACCATGAGAAACACAAGGTGTGGCGTGTGaactggttgaaatgcatgCATCTCACGATCAATGCGAGACTTGAGAGCCCTGATTTTACTTATACGACCAATGACGTCTATAATCTGTATAATCTGGCTAGCAGATAGATCTTtaattttccacagaataaaaaattatgtaacATTATCCTGCTAACTGGAGATGCAGGCAAAAGGTATTCAAGTCTTattgaggtacaaaaataattccatttaCTCTGTCTTTTTTCTGCATAACTTCTTTTTAGTgccggtgcttgtggtcaagCAATTAGCAAGTTCATCGTGGTAAGCACTTCCTCAGTAGTGCCTCTGAGGAACCGAATCGGACCGAGCTCTGATGATCTTGTtcacatatatatgcatacacTCTGGGTGTTTCACGTGATATACGACAGTGTGGTCAGCCACTATATGGGGGGCATATTTGGGTATGAATAAGGGACatatttagtcagcgttttcttcatgtttctataataagatttcagcgagttattaactgaaatacacgagaaagatacgcggcatCGGTGACGATGCCATCGACTACAGAGGGTTAACATGTACCGCCCCCCAGGTGACCTGCCCACCTCTCCTGCACCTCCTgcagccaaatgcctcgtctGTGTCCCCTGCCCTCCGGGGCCTCAGCTTCCAGGGAGCAGAGCAGCAGCCAGTGTGCAAAGTAGTGCAGATGGGTGTCTCGCAGGTGCCGGGTCTCTGCCTCCATGAAGGGGGGCTGAGACCCGCAGCTGCCCCGTTTGCCACCCTCCACGGCCCTGCAACAGCACACAGATGGGCAGTCAGCACATGGGCAGAACAGAGACATCCCTCCAGGGGCCAGGGTGGGTAGGGCAGGCGGTACCTGCTGTAGAGGGCGCAATTCCTCTTCTGTGGGCAGAATCTGCAGGCCTGCTGGTCCATGACGATGTTGGGCAGTGGCGCAAGGCGCGGGCCTATGGCCCCTCCATGCTGCACACTGCTGATGAGGTGATATGCTAATGTGTTCCTCAACTTTAGGAGCTCTATGGAGAAGCAGCATGGTCACTCTGGGGGAAACAGCGGcaacaggtggggggggggggatgacacCCACCTCGCTTGTCCATGTGAGTCCCTGAGATGGCGTGCATGCTGCCTGTCTTCAGGTAAAGCAGGAAGCCTGCCTCCATTTCTGTTGCCCCGCGCCTCTCAGAACTCATCAAGTTATACAGGATCACCTGGTGGCCACATCCCATAATGGGcacgttcacactgcaggaatttttttcaggaaccagaacctttttccaAAACCAGGAACTTTTGTCTCGTTTACACGGCAAAAACTTGGCCCAAAGTTAGTTCCTCTGAGGCAGTTCCAGAATCCTTTTCTATAAGGATGggctgatccacattttttcatttcCAATCTGATTCTGTCACACAACTGCCAATACCTACACAGagctttttactttaatattataataaatatatacaatatataaatattttttaaactaGTGAATACAAAAAATGTAtgccaaatatttttaattagggTACTAGAAACCTACATaatgtactgttccacctcgtttcaGAGGCGTTTGCAGTTCAATTTCAGTATCTTCCAAGAGAGTATATGCAAGTTGTGAaggcttaaaatgccccacaatttttctcccactggTAACAGCGTCAGTTACACTTCGTTGCAATAGCAGCCCCTcctgtatcacaagctgtagtGAGTGCGCAAAACAGCCTGAGCTAGCGACTTCCAAATtatccattgcttttttcatattacgTTGTTTCACACAACTGCGCGCAtttttagtgggattttccactaaacgttacttccacctctcaaaactttttacaaagattgcaaatcactGTGCTATGTGTTAAAAGTGTAATATACTTCCAGATTGTCACCCTCTTATTTGATGTTCTTACGTTGCTCCTACTGCAAAGGGTATgtgcatgaca
The nucleotide sequence above comes from Paramormyrops kingsleyae isolate MSU_618 chromosome 3, PKINGS_0.4, whole genome shotgun sequence. Encoded proteins:
- the dna2 gene encoding DNA replication ATP-dependent helicase/nuclease DNA2 isoform X1, giving the protein MIAGNNQRQISAFFSGGATGVPSALKNKCTAERMQSRVNPTKLHVQKESDPEGENLPPSPYPSCVPETPDSQIRTSLPVPGHTSKAQVPVPCSLRSQAFGLQKPLTARRFLLSPRGWRTPLGPASLGSHNGGVVSMRRLLSDFGGVQKNVQSRPLSDGGTPVLRGDSAFGGPLMAVRISATTPVKRKSSEDEWDAEQKHKPVPRQDRTGGTPEPVHTPRKGVLPLQPIQTNREDDVFSLLDQQLTDTGSKSHSGAPDGGEGVPRGSEGDHLHMPLSGGSLGDTCPSSNSDMAASEDALTCLEDLLQDDSFWSDDKMEADQLDANKLRAIPDDVILSNGLHNRYWVLDVQEVVSHKGDLEKHLKITASKIMYPTESCVLKEGWESTPVAIGDIVHLEGESDRGSWFIGRDSGFLILQPDVLISCTSISSSIRCMRRAVLSERFKAFDGSSMQMLNGTMVHEIFQKAATSGGFHPQRLQQLLEEALLGPAFLREMYSLKLSQANMRQKVEEYLPSLGKWASDYLASSAQAGKKQLMLKLPGECNQGTACHVTVTDFVDIEENIWSPRLGLKGKIDVTSRVQIQRQGRHQVWRQNWEGVVPLELKTGRETNSIEHRSQVILYNLMSSERRGATEMEAGFLLYLKTGSMHAISGTHMDKRELLKLRNTLAYHLISSVQHGGAIGPRLAPLPNIVMDQQACRFCPQKRNCALYSRAVEGGKRGSCGSQPPFMEAETRHLRDTHLHYFAHWLLLCSLEAEAPEGRGHRRGIWLQEVQEREVHGCCMGDLVRVGEAMPTSDHMFAQRFRRRGTGPVRTGLSVGDGVLVSRQDKRLFAVAKGFVMDVAGDGGVLCKLNQSLSASPGNAIFRLDQDEGEKGLHTHLGNLSKLMENSMESDPLTPHSSERLRDIIIDLRPPCFFESLSSVLPQDVKDTVASILKGLNKTQKQAMKKVLLSKDYTVIVGMPGSGKTTTICSLVRILHACGFSVLLTSYTHSAVDNILVKLLRFRVGFLRLGRTHKVHTDVQPYTEEWRCASGVRTLAELEQLYNSELVVATTCMGVRHPLFSRRRFDFCIVDEASQISQLVCLGPLFYTERFVLVGDQQQLAPIVRSRQARDLGMDESLLKRLERHSNAVVELNLQYRMNSGIMSLSNMLMYGGKLECGSERTARAMLELPTWGTVEQELELSLSRPEYLAWIRAALEPQKPVCFLDTAKVPALETATKGGISNPNEAILVHGLVSLLLKAGCSAEDIGIIAPYRQQLAAISGLLSSPAFSAVEVNTVDKYQGRDKNVIIVSFVRSNTQGRTGELLKDWRRLNVAVTRAKRKLLLLGSAPTLKLFAPLEKLLCHLERTGDILLLPLAAHQDLSRMCL
- the dna2 gene encoding DNA replication ATP-dependent helicase/nuclease DNA2 isoform X2, whose amino-acid sequence is MIAGNNQRQISAFFSGGATGVPSALKNKCTAERMQSRVNPTKLHVQKESDPEGENLPPSPYPSCVPETPDSQIRTSLPVPGHTSKAQVPVPCSLRSQAFGLQKPLTARRFLLSPRGWRTPLGPASLGSHNGGVVSMRRLLSDFGGVQKNVQSRPLSDGGTPVLRGDSAFGGPLMAVRISATTPVKRKSSEDEWDAEQKHKPVPRQDRTGGTPEPVHTPRKGVLPLQPIQTNREDDVFSLLDQQLTDTGSKSHSGAPDGGEGVPRGSEGDHLHMPLSGGSLGDTCPSSNSDMAASEDALTCLEDLLQDDSFWSDDKMEADQLDANKLRAIPDDVILSNGLHNRYWVLDVQEVVSHKGDLEKHLKITASKIMYPTESCVLKEGWESTPVAIGDIVHLEGESDRGSWFIGRDSGFLILQPDVLISCTSISSSIRCMRRAVLSERFKAFDGSSMQMLNGTMVHEIFQKAATSGGFHPQRLQQLLEEALLGPAFLREMYSLKLSQANMRQKVEEYLPSLGKWASDYLASSAQAGKKQLMLKLPGECNQGTACHVTVTDFVDIEENIWSPRLGLKGKIDVTSRVQIQRQGRHQVWRQNWEGVVPLELKTGRETNSIEHRSQVILYNLMSSERRGATEMEAGFLLYLKTGSMHAISGTHMDKRELLKLRNTLAYHLISSVQHGGAIGPRLAPLPNIVMDQQACRFCPQKRNCALYSRAVEGGKRGSCGSQPPFMEAETRHLRDTHLHYFAHWLLLCSLEAEAPEGRGHRRGIWLQEVQEREVHGCCMGDLVRVGEAMPTSDHMFAQRFRRRGTGPVRTGLSVGDGVLVSRQDKRLFAVAKGFVMDVAGDGGVLCKLNQSLSASPGNAIFRLDQDEGEKGLHTHLGNLSKLMENSMESERLRDIIIDLRPPCFFESLSSVLPQDVKDTVASILKGLNKTQKQAMKKVLLSKDYTVIVGMPGSGKTTTICSLVRILHACGFSVLLTSYTHSAVDNILVKLLRFRVGFLRLGRTHKVHTDVQPYTEEWRCASGVRTLAELEQLYNSELVVATTCMGVRHPLFSRRRFDFCIVDEASQISQLVCLGPLFYTERFVLVGDQQQLAPIVRSRQARDLGMDESLLKRLERHSNAVVELNLQYRMNSGIMSLSNMLMYGGKLECGSERTARAMLELPTWGTVEQELELSLSRPEYLAWIRAALEPQKPVCFLDTAKVPALETATKGGISNPNEAILVHGLVSLLLKAGCSAEDIGIIAPYRQQLAAISGLLSSPAFSAVEVNTVDKYQGRDKNVIIVSFVRSNTQGRTGELLKDWRRLNVAVTRAKRKLLLLGSAPTLKLFAPLEKLLCHLERTGDILLLPLAAHQDLSRMCL